In Paenibacillus sonchi, a single genomic region encodes these proteins:
- a CDS encoding glycoside hydrolase family 13 protein, protein MNPKWWKESVVYQIYPISFMDSNGDGIGDLRGIMSKLDYLQDLGVDVIWICPIYKSPNHDNGYDISDYCDIMKEFGTMDDFDRLLRELHSRGMKLMMDLVLNHTSHQHPWFIESRSSKDNPKRDYYIWRKGKNGGPPNNWESYFSGSVWELDPKTDEYYLHLYSKFQPDLNWENPAVIDKLHEMVQWWLKKGVDGFRFDAIAHIVKKGGYPDALNPHGTATVRAYDMFSNLEHVHTLLRNLNDQVLYFYDIMTVGETSGLGPEQALDYVGDGRRELNMTFQFEHMNLDCAAPGGGKWDTVPWSLLELKKIISNWQTVLHGKGWNANYLCNHDQPRSVSRFGNDLYYRIPSAKMLATFIHMLEGTPYIYQGEELGMTNAGFESIDDYRDVETLNYYEEKRTNGVPEADIMAAIHKKSRDNARTPMQWDDGENGGFTTGVPWIRVNSNSREINAASAVRDPDSIYHYYKKLIELRKKHQVIVYGDYTLLLEEHPEIYAYTRTLEEQRLLVILNFFEREPVFELPEDFQPEKLELLISNYTPNKEEDLQSLKLRPYEARVYLQRQSQVR, encoded by the coding sequence GTGAATCCAAAATGGTGGAAGGAAAGTGTCGTATACCAGATTTATCCGATCAGCTTCATGGATAGTAACGGTGACGGGATTGGAGATCTGCGCGGGATTATGTCCAAGCTGGATTATTTGCAGGATCTGGGCGTGGATGTGATCTGGATCTGTCCGATTTATAAATCTCCAAATCATGACAACGGCTATGATATCAGTGATTATTGCGACATTATGAAGGAATTCGGGACGATGGATGATTTTGACCGGCTGCTGCGGGAGCTGCACTCGCGCGGAATGAAGCTGATGATGGATCTGGTGCTGAACCATACGTCCCATCAGCATCCCTGGTTTATTGAATCCAGAAGCTCGAAGGATAATCCCAAACGGGATTACTACATCTGGAGAAAAGGCAAAAACGGCGGTCCGCCGAATAACTGGGAGTCCTATTTCAGCGGTTCGGTCTGGGAGCTTGATCCCAAGACGGATGAATATTATCTGCATCTCTATTCTAAATTCCAGCCGGATCTGAACTGGGAAAACCCCGCCGTGATTGACAAGCTGCATGAAATGGTGCAGTGGTGGCTGAAAAAAGGGGTCGACGGCTTCCGGTTTGATGCAATCGCCCATATTGTGAAAAAAGGCGGATATCCCGACGCCTTGAATCCCCATGGAACGGCAACGGTGCGGGCGTATGATATGTTCTCCAATCTGGAGCATGTGCACACGCTGCTGCGCAACCTGAACGATCAGGTGCTCTACTTCTACGATATCATGACGGTCGGCGAAACCTCGGGTCTGGGCCCGGAGCAGGCCCTGGATTATGTCGGGGATGGACGCCGCGAGCTGAATATGACCTTTCAATTCGAGCATATGAATCTGGATTGCGCCGCGCCCGGCGGAGGAAAATGGGATACGGTACCCTGGAGCCTCCTGGAGCTTAAGAAGATTATCAGCAATTGGCAGACGGTCCTGCACGGCAAAGGCTGGAACGCCAACTATTTGTGCAACCATGACCAGCCGCGCTCGGTTTCCCGGTTCGGCAATGATCTGTATTACCGCATCCCCTCGGCCAAAATGCTGGCTACCTTCATTCACATGCTGGAGGGAACGCCTTATATCTATCAGGGTGAGGAGCTCGGGATGACGAATGCGGGTTTTGAGTCGATTGATGATTACCGGGATGTGGAGACGCTGAATTATTATGAAGAAAAACGTACGAATGGCGTTCCCGAAGCCGACATCATGGCCGCGATCCACAAAAAAAGCCGGGACAATGCCCGCACGCCGATGCAGTGGGACGATGGGGAGAACGGCGGGTTTACAACAGGCGTGCCATGGATCCGGGTGAACTCCAATTCCAGGGAGATCAATGCAGCGAGCGCGGTCAGGGACCCGGATTCGATCTATCATTACTACAAGAAGCTGATTGAGCTGCGAAAAAAACATCAGGTCATTGTCTACGGCGACTATACCCTGCTGCTGGAAGAGCATCCGGAAATTTATGCGTATACGCGCACGCTGGAGGAGCAGCGGCTGCTGGTAATCCTGAATTTTTTTGAGCGGGAGCCGGTATTTGAGCTGCCGGAGGATTTTCAGCCGGAGAAGCTGGAGCTGCTGATTTCCAATTACACGCCGAATAAAGAGGAAGACCTGCAGAGCCTGAAGCTCCGGCCTTATGAAGCGAGAGTCTATTTGCAGCGGCAGAGCCAGGTGAGATGA